The Anguilla anguilla isolate fAngAng1 chromosome 2, fAngAng1.pri, whole genome shotgun sequence genome contains the following window.
taaagaaaaaaaaacattcacatttttcatatgTGAATATGGAATTTACATTGCTATTTCTTGGCATAATGTGGCCTAATAGGGTAAATTATCCCTCAAAACATTAAGTGTAATTAAGcaaaattaactgtttggaaAGATTGTGGTTGGAATGGAAACCAGCATACCCAGGGATCCCTCAGGACTGAATTTCAGAAGCACTGCTGTAGGCCATTGCTTTGATCACACGTCATTTCTTTacccatatttttttaaattattatttaaaaaataaataattttaactgctgttgtttttgtgctttgttaTCTAGGCACTTCGACATCCTCTGGTAAAAAACGCAAAAGTGGAAAACTTGAAAGCGATTTGCCCGGCCCTCAACTCAAAAGGAAAAGAGTCTCGTTTGGCGGTCAGCTGAGCCCGGAGCTGTTTGACAAACGCCTTCCTCCCAACTCTCCTCTTCGCAGAGGTGCCACGCCTGGGAGACGCAGCCTCTCTGCTCTTAGAGAAACGGTCCTGAGGGGATCCTTTTCCCTTGGCCTGATGGAGGTACGTTTCGTCACGCTCGTGTACATCTTTACCCATGCAACTGTTGTGCAAGCACCGTTGATgtaatgtttaatttcattttgtttaaatttacaGGAGTTGAGTGCTGAAGCGTCTAGTCCGAAAAGTAAAACGCCCAAGCGCAGTCCAGGCAAGAAAGCATCTCCCAAATGTGTCTCTCCTGCCAAGTCCCCTAAAACAAAAGCTAAAACCCCATCTCCAAAAAAATCTGAAGTTAGGAATTCAGTAGGTCCAAAGTCTCCTGCTGAGACTTCATCCCAAGGAAAATGCTCCCCATCCACACAAGATCCTGTGGTACCAAAGGGCAGGAAATCTCTCAGTCCTGGTAAGAAGACTCCTCAAACCCCATTATCAGGAAAAACTCCAATCAAGCAATTAAACGGAACTCCGAATAAGGAGTCCCCCTTAACATCAACAAAGACCCCTTCTGAGGCTGTCCTTGCTGATGTTGGAAGTCCATCTTCTACTCCTGTGACAAGTGGACGTCGTAGAAGATCAGTCTCTGATGCATTGAAGATGTCTCCTGGTCAGTCTGCAGCAGAAATGCCTAAGACTCCTCTTCCTGTCGAGAAGGCCTCCGGTTCTACTGCAAAAACGCCATCTCCGGGGATGTTCTTTAGGGAATGCTTCTCATTCCACCAAACGCCTTCTGTAAAAGGCAGGTTTTCGGTCTCGCGCATTAGCACTCCTTCCCCAGTTGCTGATCAGGCCACAGGTGCTGTGGAAATGTCAACGTGTGTGACGCCCAGTGTTCCATTGAGGAGAAAAAGCATGAAGTCAACATCAAAGAAAACCCCTAAAAGCGCAAGAAAGAGTGTCCTTGAAGTTATTCGCTCCAGACGAAGTGGAGCTTCTAGGGCAAATTTGAAAGGTAAGCATCTGAACTTGTGCTGCCTTCCCCTGTTCAGGCAGGTTCATTACACAATaaaaattgcattatttatttttaatttagtagAAACCTGTgatatttagaaattattttgccCTTTCTGTATTCTAGTTCTAAGCTCCTGGGCTGATATTGTTAAATTTGGTGTGAGCAAGCCGCAGACTTCTGCCACTACTAAGAAATGTACCAGAAAAGCAACCACTGTCAAGAAAACCGTGGTAAAGAAACCGAAGGTAAGCTTATGGATGTCGTCAGTTTTATAATGTTTCAGGTAATTTTGTTTCCACTTTACAGTCAGCATgcgtttttaaagaaaacacttgtttttaaaaaaaattggtatAAACATTAGTTTGTGATCTGTACTGAAGTTAGCAAAGGTCAGGCTGGTGTTTGAGTGAAGGATTGTGCAAAAggctgaaatttaaaatgaaatgtaatcttTGCTTACACAGTTGGTACAAGGATTTAACTGATGTGCAGTTGAACATGTCCATACTGGGCTAGACATCTGCTTATACGTGACTTGTATGAATGTGCTTAATATAATTTGTGTACCCTTCGTGATTGGCACTTGGTTTCAAAGCTGAGATTCCTGAGACTAACTTCGAAAATTGCATTTCAGACACCGGCCAAGAAAATCAAAGAGCATTTTAGCACTGGACATGCGGCTTCTCCAGCTACAATTGTTGTGGGGAAAGCCCATACAAAGGTAGCCCAAACAGCAGGTTGTGCTCCAAAGATTGTCCACAATATTGCATTGCTGAGGAAGAACATGAAAATCAATGAGGACTTGTCAGGTACTTTATTTCCAGACTTGTTTAGCCTCTATtcataatgcaatatttttctaGTATTGTGTTTGGAATTTTACAGCAGATCACCATTTTACTGTGTCTGCGTTTCATGGTTTTGTACCATTTCATCAATGCTTCCAGGAATTGCAGAGATCTTCCGCACCCCTGTGAATGTGCAGAAGAGAATTCAGAACAGTGACCGTTTTTGCCCAGAGACTCCAAAGGCTAATGCTACATCCTGTACCGAATTCTCTGTGATGGACACACCTGAGGAAATGGGTAACTGATTTAAAATATTCTAATATGGAATTAACCAGGCTGCAAAAAGTACTTTCTCACGACAGAACCATCTTCTCTAAATTCCTGTAGTCTGATCATGCAGCACTTGGTGATTCTCAACAGCCACATTAATCTACCCTTTATTCTCCATTTTGTGAGTTTATCAGTTTCCGTTAAGTATAGTCTGATATTTTGGTTTTTCATTGGTTTTGCAGTACGAAATATTGTGACATTGCTGAATATCTGTCTACTGTAGAAAAACAATTCCTAATCAGCTTCTCAGAGGTGAATTGTTTTGATCACGTCAAGCTGAGGAGTATCAGACATTGGAAAAAGATTGAAAAGCTGTTCTGTCCAACAGGACCTGTCTGAGCTGTTCAGCTGGATCCCGTTGTCTGTATATTGCAGTTTAGTACACACTTTTGAATTGTTCTGCAGGCttgtcaaacaaaaaacaggaagggAAGTAAAAGGCTTAAGCTGTAAATATGCTACAATGAAACTGGGAAATTTCAAAAAGAAGATGAACCACTAATTACGAAAATTGAATGTCTAGAAAGTTTCAATATGTAGCGGACTATTAATGTACAATGTCTACATAACCTGTACTTGCTTATCTAGGTACAGTTCTAATAGTAACATTCTTGGACAAGTTTTTGCCTTGTTAGCTTAATGTttgttaatttaattgatttgtttgttgTAGGTGAAATGGTTGTATCTCCATTAAGTGTCATCAGCACTGAAAAACACGGAGTTTATGACAATGAGGCAATTGCATGGCTCCTCCAAGATCAGGATTCTAGTATGAATGGTGATGATGCTCATCAGGAAAGTGATTCAGTGATGACTGCCTTGGTTACTGAAGAACCAGTACTGGACCCAGTCACGAAGAGGGGGATTAGGACACCTAAACAAAAAGCTGAATCCCTGACATGTCTAACAGGAGTCAAGAAAATCATGAAAACTCCAAAGCAGAAGGTCCAACAAGTAGAAGACCTCCGAGGAATTAAGAGGTTACTGAAAACTCCAAGAGAACCAAAGGTGTCTCAGGAAGTTAGTCTTGTTGGTGTGAAAGAAGTTATGAAGACCCCAAAGATAAAGACTACTCCACTGGTATGCACAACTGGTGTGAAGCGTTTGATGAAGACTCCCAAGCAAAAGGGTGAGCCTGTAGAAGACATGATTGGATTGAAGCGATTGATGCAGACGCCCAAACAAAAGGTGGAGCCTGTAGAAGACTTAACTGGAGTGAAGCAGCTGATGAAGACACCTAAACAAAAGGGGCAGCCTGTTGAAAGTCACTTTGGAATCAGAAGATTGATGAAATCGCCCAGACAGAAAGGTGTAGCAGTCGAAGATTTTACAGGGTTACAGGAGCTTATGGAAGAACCATCAGATTATTTGCCCTCAGAAGTTGGCTTTAAAGAGTGTGAAACCTCTGAAGAAAAGGTAAAATCCTTACTTGTATTCACTATATGCTCAGTCAAATAAGACGGATGGCCACAAAATTTATCTCTGCATTTATCCCTTTTAGGTTTCAGAAACGAGTGCCTCTCCACAATTTGAGAAGAGTGTTCCAGCTCCTGGTGGTAAGTTAAAATGACTGTACTTTGAATTCTGGTTTTAATctaatttgattttgtttaagTTGATGGTGAATGATGGTGTCGAGTGTTTATATTAAACCCATTTGGAACGATATAGCAGGCCTTGAAACTTGCCCACCTGGCCACCATTAGCAGGTAATTTTATTCTGGTTACTGGTCAGGTTTATGTGCCATTTCAGTGagtgttcagttcagttgaaTACTCATTGAACCAGTTTCCATTTGGTTGTTTGAGCTAAAtggcataaaataaaatcctttgTAGCCAGTGTTGCATATGAACACTGCCGTTGACAACTGAAATAGGCTCTTGTAAACAAAGCAGCCTAAAAGGAAAACTTAAACCAGTCAGCGATTTAAAAGGAATAATACTGTACAAATGAACGTGCTTGCAAACTACAGTCAAACCATGCCATTACAATTGTATACAACTACCCAACATTGTAATTTCATAATATGCTTCATTGTCCAATTATGTTCATTGGTAGTATTTGTGGGTGGCAAGGGAAGATGTACCTTTGgatttaaaaggaaatatttctgaTAAGGAATGTGTGTTTCATGTGGAACTAGCAAAATATATTGATTTGCTTTCTGCTAGATGCAGATGAGTATAGATTTTCTCAGTATGtgtagtcccccccccccctttccataAGTATTAAATGAATGGCCACACTTTGTATTTGTTCAAGGTAAAATAGCCGACTATGCTGGCGATTGTTGTAACTATTTTGTGTTCCATATGGTTGAAATGTAGGCCTaggcatgatttttttttccatctttttgcatattttaaatgaataaaaataatattgatttaaaatgcgCATTTACAGAAGCAGAGATGGCTTCTAAAGAAGAATCCATTAGGCTGATGCCTGAGGAAACCAAAAGTAATGCTACAAAAAAATCTGTGAGGGGAAGATCGCAAAAACAAGTGGAAAATATTTCAGGGGATGATGCAAACAACGGTGACCCTGCAAAGGCTCAAAATGATGCAGAAATCAACAGTGCAGGTGATGTAGACCAGAATTTGCCTGAGGAAAAACCTAAACGAGGTAGACAAGCGCGTCAGGTAGCAGCTACTGTAATAAAGAGGACCCGTCAAAAAATCTCAGAAATCAAGGAAGAGCCAATCAGCTCAGTTGTTGCAGCTCCAATCAAATCAACACGAAGAAAGGGGGCAAAGAAATTGGAAGAATTTGAAAAGGCTACCATTAAAGAAAAGCAAAGTGAAAATATGGAGTCCAAAATGGAAGGTGGTGATGAAGTGAGAGGTTCAGACATGGAAATTGCAGAAGAGCCTGTTCCTGATCTGGTCCCTGCTAaaggaagaagaggaaagaaaaccaaAGAAATTCCTCAAAATGACACTTCCACAGCTCCTGTTAGAAAAATTGGTAGAGGCAAAAAGGCAAAAGTAACAGATGTAGCTGATGAGAGTTATGAGAGCGACAGGATcaaatgcattgaaatgtccCCAGCACCTAAAAAAATTGATGATGCACCGGAGACGATGCCTGCACCTGTACCCGTCATAAAACCTAGAAGAGGAAGAAAGCCAAAACAAGCTGAAACGAGTGAGGTTGATAACAGTGTAGCACAAGCTATGGAGAGCATTGTGTCTGATGCCAAGCAGTCTGATGTTGGAAACTGTTTGCCCGAGTCAAAGGAAGAGGTACCTGTTGTTAAGTCTGGGCGAGGAAGGAAAGCTAAGGCCCTTGTGACAGAGGTTCAGACATCACTCGAGGTCCTCCCAAAAAGAGGACGTCGTGGTGCAGTTGACAGTTTGGCCTCGCAAACGGTTGCTTCCCCTGCTCCTTCTTTAAAGTCTGGTCGTGGCAGGGGTAGAAAGGCTCAGAATTTGGACAGCACAGCAGAGGTGACTTCAGTCCAAGCTGAAATTTCATCCACAGAATGTTCTACCAAGTCCCCCAAGAAGGTGAGGGGGACGAGAAGACAGGCTAAGATTTCTGATTCAGTTGCTCTTGATGTTCCTTCTGCACCTTTGGATGGAGACTGCATACCTGACACTTCATCGTCAAATGATCTTGTGAAAAATGGACGAGGAAAAGCTGGCTCACGAAAAGCTGGAGTTCTTGAAGCTGATAGAAGTGTAGAAACTGCAACCAGTATCAAGAATGTGAAACGAGTTCCTGCAAAGAAATCTGTCAATTGGACTTCTGATTTGGCGATTTCACATACCACTGAAATTGCAGTGTCACCCAGTTCTGAAGAAGGATCTCAGCAAAGACGGTCGATGATCAGTGAAGGATCAACTGCAGGACTTGCTGAGAATGGGGCTGACGAAACCAAAGTGAATTTGGAGCCGCAACCTGTCCCACGCAGAGGAAGAGCTGGAAAGAAATCCGCCGTTCAGCCGACTGGGCAGCAGGGTTCAGAACCGTACACGGAAAAGGCTCAGTCCACAAGAAAAGGAAGAACGCAGGCTGTTAAACCTAAATCCGACCCTGTAAAAGATGATGTCCCCCTTGCAAAAAGAGGGACAAAAAGGAAATTGACACAGAAAGATACAGATGAGGTTAATGGTGATAATGACTCGACTAGTGAGTCTGTGAGCCTTGATTCCCTGCCTAAGAGGGCTAGAGGCAGGATGACAAAAGTGGATGAAACCAAAATTGAGGACGagtcaaacaaagcaaaaaggGGCACTGCAAAAAAGTCAGGGAAAGCGCTTGCTAAAGAGGTAGAAGAAACAAAGCCAATCATGGAAACCCCAAGGCCTGCTAGACGGGGCGGGAGAAAGATGGCCCAAGATGATGTGAAACCTGTGCCAGCCCAAGAGGAGTGCCctaccaaaagaaaaaaggaaagtgcTAAACGTAAGTAACGAATCCTGAATTAATCTTATCAAAGTAGCcctactgatttaaaaaaaaaaaaaaaaaatagaatccAGGTGGTGGTTATTAACAAGCAAAGCATTTAGTTAAATTACAATTTGTAGATTTAGGGAGATCAATGCTACCATGAGCCCATATTCACGTTTAAAAGCACAGAGTTCTTTCTACGGTCAGTTTCTTGCACGCATAAATTGCATGCAAACTATTTGCTAACTGTCCTGATTGAGGGGTCCTTTTATTTTGCaagtcattttctttctcctgcAGAAACTGCCACTCGAGGAAGAGCAAAGGCTGAAAAGAAGGCGGACAGTACAAGCTCAGAAGAGGCCAAACCAGTGAGACGTACCAGGCAGAAATGAGCTGAATGTTTAGTGCGTGTATATATAGTAATCGGCAAGCTTACAtggttttaatttgttttttatgtagTTTTATAGCGTGCATTTACTTTCCTCTGCTTGACTGACTTTagccttgtttatttttatatttttatagtaACTTCTAATAGTTTTTACGTAAAGGACATGGATTACTTGTATATGCGGggttgctgttttatttcaaattgtgCGCATTTATTAGATGT
Protein-coding sequences here:
- the mki67 gene encoding proliferation marker protein Ki-67 isoform X1; translation: MPLHGKIVVIKRSGGDGTEFPLTAACLFGRKPDCDIRIQLPQVSKEHCRIDLNENKEVMLTNLSLVNPTRINGDAMKQAQRLKHGDVITIIDRSFRFEYPPAPTPKKKRPSLAGKSETLQVLHDQQVVDPGTLITGERRKSSELTSDSSCLKDGTNTSNVQALAVKDYEDTAKEADQTGPEQRKPSDKESRSPFCELYQMVKQNLSMKSPRRPAEAAQPKTPLSRREPQKTVEVKTVAEETGGAESTPRVGQSTPRPKKMTKEKRRSSVGCAEQMDSTLPESRFGGEATPKSTKRRSKVNSESSLEVSVVSALPAEGQVEDSSQPVATPSKAAPEESRRSLGTPAKKSVPEEKGTPTSQKKPQQGIPQKFCASEVVRQIVSENSVSEETFQSTESSKTPKRRRSKGSTVLPCQNSAETPGTPGTPHSLDSHDVLELKRAQCESEAEVSEAVQKEKSPKAKDAASPRRVSPRKSPGKKLQASDVLLELESTAPPSGDKSVNAGTSTSSGKKRKSGKLESDLPGPQLKRKRVSFGGQLSPELFDKRLPPNSPLRRGATPGRRSLSALRETVLRGSFSLGLMEELSAEASSPKSKTPKRSPGKKASPKCVSPAKSPKTKAKTPSPKKSEVRNSVGPKSPAETSSQGKCSPSTQDPVVPKGRKSLSPGKKTPQTPLSGKTPIKQLNGTPNKESPLTSTKTPSEAVLADVGSPSSTPVTSGRRRRSVSDALKMSPGQSAAEMPKTPLPVEKASGSTAKTPSPGMFFRECFSFHQTPSVKGRFSVSRISTPSPVADQATGAVEMSTCVTPSVPLRRKSMKSTSKKTPKSARKSVLEVIRSRRSGASRANLKVLSSWADIVKFGVSKPQTSATTKKCTRKATTVKKTVVKKPKTPAKKIKEHFSTGHAASPATIVVGKAHTKVAQTAGCAPKIVHNIALLRKNMKINEDLSGIAEIFRTPVNVQKRIQNSDRFCPETPKANATSCTEFSVMDTPEEMGEMVVSPLSVISTEKHGVYDNEAIAWLLQDQDSSMNGDDAHQESDSVMTALVTEEPVLDPVTKRGIRTPKQKAESLTCLTGVKKIMKTPKQKVQQVEDLRGIKRLLKTPREPKVSQEVSLVGVKEVMKTPKIKTTPLVCTTGVKRLMKTPKQKGEPVEDMIGLKRLMQTPKQKVEPVEDLTGVKQLMKTPKQKGQPVESHFGIRRLMKSPRQKGVAVEDFTGLQELMEEPSDYLPSEVGFKECETSEEKVSETSASPQFEKSVPAPGEAEMASKEESIRLMPEETKSNATKKSVRGRSQKQVENISGDDANNGDPAKAQNDAEINSAGDVDQNLPEEKPKRGRQARQVAATVIKRTRQKISEIKEEPISSVVAAPIKSTRRKGAKKLEEFEKATIKEKQSENMESKMEGGDEVRGSDMEIAEEPVPDLVPAKGRRGKKTKEIPQNDTSTAPVRKIGRGKKAKVTDVADESYESDRIKCIEMSPAPKKIDDAPETMPAPVPVIKPRRGRKPKQAETSEVDNSVAQAMESIVSDAKQSDVGNCLPESKEEVPVVKSGRGRKAKALVTEVQTSLEVLPKRGRRGAVDSLASQTVASPAPSLKSGRGRGRKAQNLDSTAEVTSVQAEISSTECSTKSPKKVRGTRRQAKISDSVALDVPSAPLDGDCIPDTSSSNDLVKNGRGKAGSRKAGVLEADRSVETATSIKNVKRVPAKKSVNWTSDLAISHTTEIAVSPSSEEGSQQRRSMISEGSTAGLAENGADETKVNLEPQPVPRRGRAGKKSAVQPTGQQGSEPYTEKAQSTRKGRTQAVKPKSDPVKDDVPLAKRGTKRKLTQKDTDEVNGDNDSTSESVSLDSLPKRARGRMTKVDETKIEDESNKAKRGTAKKSGKALAKEVEETKPIMETPRPARRGGRKMAQDDVKPVPAQEECPTKRKKESAKQTATRGRAKAEKKADSTSSEEAKPVRRTRQK
- the mki67 gene encoding proliferation marker protein Ki-67 isoform X2 — its product is MPLHGKIVVIKRSGGDGTEFPLTAACLFGRKPDCDIRIQLPQVSKEHCRIDLNENKEVMLTNLSLVNPTRINGDAMKQAQRLKHGDVITIIDRSFRFEYPPAPTPKKKRPSLAGKSETLQVVDPGTLITGERRKSSELTSDSSCLKDGTNTSNVQALAVKDYEDTAKEADQTGPEQRKPSDKESRSPFCELYQMVKQNLSMKSPRRPAEAAQPKTPLSRREPQKTVEVKTVAEETGGAESTPRVGQSTPRPKKMTKEKRRSSVGCAEQMDSTLPESRFGGEATPKSTKRRSKVNSESSLEVSVVSALPAEGQVEDSSQPVATPSKAAPEESRRSLGTPAKKSVPEEKGTPTSQKKPQQGIPQKFCASEVVRQIVSENSVSEETFQSTESSKTPKRRRSKGSTVLPCQNSAETPGTPGTPHSLDSHDVLELKRAQCESEAEVSEAVQKEKSPKAKDAASPRRVSPRKSPGKKLQASDVLLELESTAPPSGDKSVNAGTSTSSGKKRKSGKLESDLPGPQLKRKRVSFGGQLSPELFDKRLPPNSPLRRGATPGRRSLSALRETVLRGSFSLGLMEELSAEASSPKSKTPKRSPGKKASPKCVSPAKSPKTKAKTPSPKKSEVRNSVGPKSPAETSSQGKCSPSTQDPVVPKGRKSLSPGKKTPQTPLSGKTPIKQLNGTPNKESPLTSTKTPSEAVLADVGSPSSTPVTSGRRRRSVSDALKMSPGQSAAEMPKTPLPVEKASGSTAKTPSPGMFFRECFSFHQTPSVKGRFSVSRISTPSPVADQATGAVEMSTCVTPSVPLRRKSMKSTSKKTPKSARKSVLEVIRSRRSGASRANLKVLSSWADIVKFGVSKPQTSATTKKCTRKATTVKKTVVKKPKTPAKKIKEHFSTGHAASPATIVVGKAHTKVAQTAGCAPKIVHNIALLRKNMKINEDLSGIAEIFRTPVNVQKRIQNSDRFCPETPKANATSCTEFSVMDTPEEMGEMVVSPLSVISTEKHGVYDNEAIAWLLQDQDSSMNGDDAHQESDSVMTALVTEEPVLDPVTKRGIRTPKQKAESLTCLTGVKKIMKTPKQKVQQVEDLRGIKRLLKTPREPKVSQEVSLVGVKEVMKTPKIKTTPLVCTTGVKRLMKTPKQKGEPVEDMIGLKRLMQTPKQKVEPVEDLTGVKQLMKTPKQKGQPVESHFGIRRLMKSPRQKGVAVEDFTGLQELMEEPSDYLPSEVGFKECETSEEKVSETSASPQFEKSVPAPGEAEMASKEESIRLMPEETKSNATKKSVRGRSQKQVENISGDDANNGDPAKAQNDAEINSAGDVDQNLPEEKPKRGRQARQVAATVIKRTRQKISEIKEEPISSVVAAPIKSTRRKGAKKLEEFEKATIKEKQSENMESKMEGGDEVRGSDMEIAEEPVPDLVPAKGRRGKKTKEIPQNDTSTAPVRKIGRGKKAKVTDVADESYESDRIKCIEMSPAPKKIDDAPETMPAPVPVIKPRRGRKPKQAETSEVDNSVAQAMESIVSDAKQSDVGNCLPESKEEVPVVKSGRGRKAKALVTEVQTSLEVLPKRGRRGAVDSLASQTVASPAPSLKSGRGRGRKAQNLDSTAEVTSVQAEISSTECSTKSPKKVRGTRRQAKISDSVALDVPSAPLDGDCIPDTSSSNDLVKNGRGKAGSRKAGVLEADRSVETATSIKNVKRVPAKKSVNWTSDLAISHTTEIAVSPSSEEGSQQRRSMISEGSTAGLAENGADETKVNLEPQPVPRRGRAGKKSAVQPTGQQGSEPYTEKAQSTRKGRTQAVKPKSDPVKDDVPLAKRGTKRKLTQKDTDEVNGDNDSTSESVSLDSLPKRARGRMTKVDETKIEDESNKAKRGTAKKSGKALAKEVEETKPIMETPRPARRGGRKMAQDDVKPVPAQEECPTKRKKESAKQTATRGRAKAEKKADSTSSEEAKPVRRTRQK